In one window of Dyella thiooxydans DNA:
- a CDS encoding phosphomannomutase/phosphoglucomutase, with the protein MKCFKAYDIRGRMPDELNPDIACRIGRAYAEVVGTGAVIVGYDVRLDSPALAAAVTRGLNEGGCDVIDIGLCGTEEVYFQTAHRGVAGGIMVTASHNPVDYNGMKLVREGARPISGDTGLRDIERAVEANAFGPVAANAGAVVRDHDKSAYIEHLLGYLDRPALRPLKIVVNAGNGGAGAIIDLLAPHLPFEFVRIQHEPDGRFPNGIPNPLLPENRAATAQAVIDSGADLGIAWDGDFDRCFLFDAQGRFIEGYYIVGLLAAQMLEKHPGAKIIHDPRLTWNTIDMVRAAGGVPVESKTGHAFIKERMRAEDAVYGGEMSAHHYFRDFAYCDSGMIPWLLVAERMCRTGQPLADMLDERMHAFPCSGEINFRVDDAAATVERVLAFYAGQQPALERVDGVSASFGNWRFNLRSSNTEPLLRLNVEARGDEALMRAKTAELGALIDPSAG; encoded by the coding sequence ATGAAGTGCTTCAAGGCCTACGACATCCGCGGCCGGATGCCGGACGAGCTCAATCCCGATATCGCCTGCCGGATCGGGCGGGCTTATGCCGAAGTCGTCGGCACCGGGGCGGTCATTGTCGGCTACGACGTGCGCCTGGACAGCCCGGCGCTGGCCGCGGCCGTCACCCGGGGACTCAACGAAGGCGGCTGCGACGTCATCGACATCGGCCTGTGCGGCACCGAGGAGGTCTATTTCCAGACCGCCCACCGCGGCGTGGCGGGCGGCATCATGGTGACCGCCAGCCACAATCCGGTCGACTACAACGGCATGAAGCTGGTGCGCGAGGGTGCGCGGCCGATCAGCGGCGATACGGGCTTGCGCGACATCGAGCGCGCGGTCGAGGCAAACGCCTTCGGCCCGGTGGCGGCCAACGCCGGAGCGGTGGTGCGCGACCACGACAAGTCGGCCTACATCGAGCACCTGTTGGGTTACCTGGATCGCCCCGCGCTGCGCCCGCTGAAGATCGTGGTCAATGCGGGCAATGGCGGGGCCGGCGCGATCATCGATTTGCTGGCACCGCACTTGCCGTTCGAGTTCGTGCGCATCCAGCATGAGCCGGATGGTCGATTCCCCAACGGCATTCCCAACCCGCTGCTGCCGGAGAACCGCGCGGCGACGGCGCAGGCGGTGATCGACTCGGGCGCCGACCTCGGTATCGCCTGGGACGGCGATTTCGACCGCTGCTTCCTGTTCGATGCCCAGGGCCGCTTCATCGAGGGCTATTACATCGTCGGCCTGCTCGCCGCGCAGATGCTGGAGAAGCATCCGGGCGCGAAGATCATCCACGACCCGCGGCTGACCTGGAACACCATCGACATGGTGCGTGCGGCCGGCGGCGTGCCGGTGGAAAGCAAGACCGGCCATGCCTTCATCAAGGAGCGCATGCGCGCCGAGGATGCGGTGTACGGCGGCGAGATGAGCGCCCACCACTACTTCCGCGACTTCGCCTACTGCGACTCCGGCATGATCCCGTGGCTGCTGGTGGCCGAGCGGATGTGCCGCACCGGGCAGCCGCTGGCCGACATGCTGGATGAGCGGATGCACGCTTTCCCCTGCAGCGGCGAGATCAATTTCCGCGTGGACGACGCGGCGGCGACGGTGGAGCGGGTGCTGGCGTTCTATGCCGGTCAGCAGCCGGCGCTGGAGCGCGTCGATGGCGTCAGTGCCTCGTTCGGCAACTGGCGCTTCAACCTGCGCTCGTCGAACACCGAGCCGTTGCTCCGGCTGAACGTGGAGGCGCGCGGCGACGAGGCGCTGATGCGGGCGAAGACGGCCGAGCTTGGTGCCCTGATCGATCCGTCGGCGGGGTGA
- a CDS encoding YdcH family protein, producing the protein MFENQSRDDVEALLKSNKEFRALYQRHRELDSKVHDADIGVLPIPETKLAVMKREKLYAKDRLQRIWDAQTQRQH; encoded by the coding sequence ATGTTCGAAAACCAGTCGCGTGATGACGTCGAAGCATTGCTGAAGTCCAACAAGGAGTTCCGCGCGCTGTACCAGCGCCACCGGGAACTCGACAGCAAGGTGCACGATGCGGATATCGGCGTGCTCCCCATTCCCGAAACCAAGCTCGCGGTGATGAAGCGCGAGAAGCTCTACGCCAAGGACCGCCTGCAACGCATCTGGGATGCGCAAACGCAGCGACAGCACTGA
- a CDS encoding pyridoxal-phosphate dependent enzyme, which translates to MTVHASVLDLIGHTPMVRANHLETGSCELFLKLESANPGGSIKDRIGLSMIEAAEKAGKIRSGATLVEGTAGNTGIGLALVAQQKGYRLILVVPDKMSREKIFNLKAMGAEVVLTRSDVAKGHPEYYQDMAERIARETPGAYFINQFGNPDNPRAHYETTGPEILEQMDGRVDAIVFGCGSSGTMTGLSRFLAEHSPHTELVLADPVGSILAQYINEGTLSEKSGSWMVEGIGEDFLPSISDFSRVKKAYAISDRESFLAGRELLAKEGILGGSSSGTLLAAALKYCREQTTPKRVVSLVCDTGNKYLSKMYNDYWMLDNGFLEREQHGDLRDLLLRPFAQRDTVVVGPNELLMTAYTRMKLYDVSQLPVMDGDQLVGIVDESDVLMHVHADQSRFRDPVSTAMITTLQKIDVHSSIESLLPVFERGLVAIVMDGERFLGLITRIDLLNYLRRRVP; encoded by the coding sequence ATGACGGTTCACGCCAGCGTTCTCGACCTGATCGGCCACACCCCCATGGTGCGCGCCAACCATCTGGAGACGGGGAGCTGCGAGCTGTTCCTGAAGCTCGAGAGCGCCAATCCGGGCGGCTCGATCAAGGATCGCATCGGCCTTTCGATGATCGAGGCGGCGGAAAAGGCCGGCAAGATCCGCTCCGGCGCCACCCTGGTCGAGGGCACGGCCGGCAACACCGGCATCGGCCTGGCGCTGGTCGCCCAGCAGAAGGGCTACAGGCTGATCCTGGTGGTCCCGGACAAGATGAGCCGGGAGAAGATCTTCAACCTCAAGGCGATGGGCGCCGAGGTGGTGCTGACCCGCTCGGACGTGGCCAAGGGGCATCCGGAGTACTACCAGGACATGGCCGAGCGGATCGCCCGCGAGACTCCTGGCGCCTACTTCATCAACCAGTTCGGTAACCCGGACAACCCCCGCGCGCACTACGAGACGACCGGTCCGGAGATCCTCGAGCAGATGGATGGCCGGGTCGATGCGATCGTGTTCGGCTGCGGTTCGTCGGGCACCATGACCGGCCTGTCGCGTTTTCTCGCCGAGCACTCGCCGCACACCGAGCTGGTGCTGGCCGACCCGGTCGGTTCGATCCTCGCCCAGTACATCAACGAGGGCACGCTGTCGGAGAAGTCCGGCAGCTGGATGGTCGAGGGCATCGGTGAGGACTTCCTGCCCTCGATCAGCGATTTCTCCCGGGTGAAGAAGGCGTACGCGATCTCCGACCGCGAGAGCTTCCTGGCCGGCCGCGAGCTGCTGGCGAAAGAGGGCATCCTCGGCGGGTCGTCGTCCGGCACCCTGCTGGCGGCGGCGCTGAAGTACTGCCGCGAGCAGACCACGCCCAAGCGCGTGGTGTCGCTGGTGTGCGACACCGGCAACAAGTACCTGTCGAAGATGTACAACGACTACTGGATGCTGGACAACGGCTTCCTCGAGCGCGAGCAGCACGGCGACCTGCGCGACCTGCTGCTGCGTCCCTTCGCCCAGCGCGACACGGTGGTGGTCGGACCCAACGAGCTGCTGATGACCGCCTACACGCGGATGAAGCTCTACGACGTCTCCCAGTTGCCGGTGATGGACGGCGACCAGCTGGTCGGCATCGTCGACGAATCGGATGTGCTGATGCACGTGCACGCCGACCAGTCGCGCTTCCGCGACCCGGTGTCCACCGCGATGATCACCACGCTGCAGAAGATCGACGTGCATTCGTCGATCGAGTCGCTGCTGCCGGTGTTCGAGCGCGGTCTGGTGGCGATCGTGATGGACGGCGAGCGCTTCCTGGGCCTGATCACGCGCATCGACCTGCTCAATTACCTGCGCCGGCGGGTGCCCTGA
- a CDS encoding DUF4398 domain-containing protein, whose product MSAAQTQLQAARDADAADYAPVDLTFAQNKFQQAQAAMTSRKYADAADLATEAQADAELATAKARLGDVRARIQTKTDENARLREAMEQAHPELSSRSQMPATLPAAAPTGDMPAPSASVLSAPMPGGDGGFQTVPQPATSTSAGNAQEGQP is encoded by the coding sequence ATGAGCGCTGCCCAGACGCAATTGCAGGCCGCTCGTGACGCCGACGCAGCAGATTACGCCCCGGTGGACCTGACTTTCGCCCAGAACAAGTTCCAGCAGGCCCAGGCGGCCATGACCTCGCGCAAGTACGCCGATGCCGCCGATCTGGCCACCGAGGCCCAGGCCGATGCCGAGCTGGCTACGGCCAAGGCACGGCTGGGCGACGTCCGGGCCAGGATCCAGACCAAGACCGACGAGAACGCGCGGCTGCGCGAGGCCATGGAGCAGGCCCATCCCGAGCTCTCCAGTCGCTCGCAGATGCCGGCCACTCTTCCCGCCGCGGCGCCGACCGGCGACATGCCGGCCCCCTCCGCCTCGGTGCTGTCGGCGCCCATGCCAGGCGGTGATGGCGGCTTCCAGACCGTGCCCCAGCCAGCCACGTCGACCTCGGCAGGCAATGCCCAGGAGGGTCAGCCATGA
- a CDS encoding PilT/PilU family type 4a pilus ATPase: MDIGYFLKLMVDKGASDMFLTTGAPVNIKVEGKLYPLGNTGLPGGMVKKIAYSLMDEGQVPQFERDLELNMALAVKEAGRFRINVFKQRGEVGMVIRAIKSEIPNVEQLQLPSIFRELIMEQRGLILVVGATGSGKSTTLAAMLDHRNSNSPGHILTIEDPIEYLHRHKKSIINQREVGLDTHSYHEALKNAMREAPDVIMIGEIRDTDTMEAAIAFSETGHLCLATLHSNNADQTLERILNFFPESAHKNVLMNLSLNLRAVISQRLVIGKDGRRLPAVEVLLNTPLIRDMIRRGQIHEVKEAMDRSLQEGMQTFDQSLYRLYKSGRIELDEALAKADSRDGLALKIRLAEGGGSNTDTELAGNDPYGLGF; this comes from the coding sequence GTGGATATCGGTTACTTCCTCAAGCTGATGGTGGACAAGGGCGCGTCGGACATGTTCCTGACCACGGGCGCTCCGGTGAACATCAAGGTCGAGGGCAAGCTCTACCCGTTGGGCAATACCGGCCTGCCGGGCGGCATGGTCAAGAAGATCGCCTACTCGCTGATGGACGAGGGCCAGGTGCCCCAGTTCGAGCGCGATCTCGAGCTGAACATGGCGCTGGCGGTGAAGGAAGCGGGCCGCTTCCGCATCAACGTGTTCAAGCAGCGCGGCGAGGTCGGCATGGTGATCCGCGCGATCAAGAGCGAGATCCCCAACGTCGAGCAACTGCAGCTGCCCTCGATCTTCCGCGAGCTGATCATGGAGCAGCGCGGCCTGATCCTGGTGGTCGGCGCCACCGGCTCGGGCAAGTCGACCACCTTGGCGGCGATGCTCGACCACCGCAACTCCAACTCGCCCGGCCACATCCTCACCATCGAGGATCCGATCGAGTACCTGCACCGGCACAAGAAGTCGATCATCAACCAGCGTGAGGTCGGGCTGGACACGCACAGCTATCACGAGGCGCTGAAGAACGCGATGCGCGAGGCGCCGGACGTGATCATGATCGGCGAGATCCGCGACACCGACACGATGGAGGCGGCGATCGCCTTCTCCGAGACCGGTCACCTGTGCCTGGCCACCCTGCACTCCAACAACGCCGACCAGACGCTGGAGCGCATCCTCAACTTCTTCCCCGAGTCGGCGCACAAGAACGTGCTGATGAACCTGTCGCTCAACCTGCGCGCGGTGATCAGCCAGCGCCTGGTGATCGGCAAGGACGGCCGCCGCCTGCCGGCGGTCGAGGTGCTGCTGAACACCCCGCTGATCCGCGACATGATCCGCCGCGGCCAGATCCACGAGGTGAAGGAAGCGATGGACCGCAGCCTGCAGGAAGGCATGCAGACCTTCGACCAGTCGCTGTACCGGCTCTACAAGAGTGGCCGGATCGAACTGGACGAGGCGCTGGCCAAGGCCGACTCGCGCGACGGCCTGGCGCTGAAGATCCGCCTGGCCGAGGGCGGTGGATCCAACACCGACACCGAACTGGCCGGCAACGATCCCTACGGCCTGGGCTTCTGA
- the rfbD gene encoding dTDP-4-dehydrorhamnose reductase, whose amino-acid sequence MKILLLGANGQLGRSFVEDGRLAKMGRLATASRDGRRFDGEAIAAVDLSLPDTLVGALEALRPDVIVNAAAYTAVDRAEQEESLATRINGEAVGLLGQWAHQHGALVVHFSTDYVFDGLAAAAYRTSDPTGPLSAYGRSKLAGERALAASGADHMVFRTAWVYAAHGHNFLRTMLRLGGTRDVLDVVSDQHGAPTSTDVIVEGTFIALKAWSDADAVRRNSMRGIHHLVASGVTTWHGFAEAIFAAAGERRMLDRTPEVRAIDTARFPTPARRPAWSVLDNRDMVEHFGYRPPAWQDALGRVMDRLAAA is encoded by the coding sequence ATGAAGATCCTGCTGCTGGGCGCCAACGGCCAGCTGGGCCGAAGTTTCGTCGAGGACGGGCGCCTGGCCAAGATGGGCCGGCTTGCAACCGCCAGTCGGGACGGCCGCCGCTTCGATGGCGAGGCGATCGCCGCCGTCGACCTGAGCTTGCCTGATACCCTCGTCGGCGCCCTCGAAGCGCTGCGGCCGGACGTGATCGTCAATGCTGCAGCCTATACCGCGGTCGACCGGGCGGAGCAGGAAGAATCGCTCGCCACGCGGATCAACGGCGAAGCCGTCGGCCTGCTGGGCCAATGGGCACACCAGCATGGCGCGCTGGTCGTTCACTTCTCCACCGACTACGTATTCGATGGGCTAGCCGCGGCAGCTTATCGAACCTCCGACCCGACTGGACCCCTCAGTGCCTACGGTCGCAGCAAGCTGGCCGGGGAGCGGGCGCTGGCTGCAAGCGGTGCCGATCACATGGTGTTCCGGACGGCCTGGGTCTACGCAGCGCATGGACACAATTTCCTGCGGACGATGCTTCGCCTCGGCGGCACGCGCGATGTCCTGGACGTGGTATCGGACCAGCATGGCGCACCCACCAGCACCGATGTGATCGTCGAAGGCACCTTCATCGCACTCAAGGCCTGGTCGGATGCAGATGCCGTCCGTCGAAACTCGATGCGTGGCATCCATCACCTGGTCGCCAGCGGTGTCACCACCTGGCACGGCTTTGCCGAAGCGATTTTTGCTGCGGCAGGCGAGCGTCGGATGCTCGACAGGACTCCCGAAGTAAGGGCGATCGACACGGCGCGATTCCCTACGCCGGCGCGACGGCCGGCATGGTCCGTGCTGGACAACCGCGACATGGTGGAGCACTTCGGCTACCGGCCTCCCGCCTGGCAAGACGCCCTTGGCCGGGTGATGGACCGACTGGCCGCCGCCTGA
- the glmS gene encoding glutamine--fructose-6-phosphate transaminase (isomerizing): MCGIVAAVAQRDVAPLLIAGLKALEYRGYDSAGLAVLDDGEIRRVRAKGKVREMEALYLADPLPGGTGIAHTRWATHGVPNEANAHPHMAGRVALVHNGIIENYAPLRAELQAKGHVFTSETDTEVIAALVESRLSQGGSLREAVLAVARELEGAYAIAVISRDEPGHVVGARRGAPLLVGVGIGEHFLGSDAQALIQVTNRMIYLEEDDVVEITRESAQVFTLDGQPAERAVHESELSTDAVERGEYRHYMQKEIFEQPRAVADTLESRIGPHGVLPNIFGVGGDELLAKVQGIHIVACGTSYHAGMVARYWIEEFARLPVSVEVASEYRYREVVVPPGTLFVAISQSGETADTLAAMRESRRRGYLGTLAICNVPESSVVREADLKLMTRAGPEIGVASTKAFTTQLTALALLTLQLAQQRGLEATRYADLCQQLISLPRAIERALALEPQVVELSARFIHRQHALFLGRGAQYPVALEGSLKLKEISYIHAEAYPAGELKHGPLALVDEEMPVVAVAPSGPLLDKLKSNLQEVKARGGELIVFAAGDAGMDAETGKGVALRLDPVGEFIAPAVFTIPLQLLAYHVAVLRGTDVDQPRNLAKSVTVE; the protein is encoded by the coding sequence ATGTGTGGAATCGTTGCAGCCGTGGCCCAGCGCGATGTCGCGCCCCTGCTGATCGCCGGGCTCAAGGCGCTCGAGTATCGCGGTTACGACTCGGCCGGCCTGGCCGTGCTGGACGATGGCGAGATCCGCCGCGTACGCGCGAAGGGCAAGGTGCGCGAGATGGAGGCGCTGTACCTGGCCGATCCGCTGCCGGGCGGCACCGGCATCGCGCACACCCGCTGGGCCACCCATGGCGTGCCGAACGAGGCCAACGCCCATCCGCACATGGCCGGCCGTGTCGCGCTGGTGCACAACGGCATCATCGAGAACTACGCGCCGCTGCGTGCGGAGCTGCAGGCGAAGGGGCACGTGTTCACGTCGGAGACGGACACCGAGGTCATCGCCGCGCTCGTCGAGTCGCGCCTGAGCCAGGGCGGCAGCCTGCGCGAGGCGGTGCTGGCAGTGGCCCGTGAACTGGAGGGTGCCTATGCGATCGCGGTGATCAGCCGGGACGAGCCGGGTCACGTGGTCGGCGCGCGGCGCGGTGCGCCGCTGCTGGTCGGCGTGGGTATCGGCGAGCACTTCCTAGGCTCCGACGCCCAGGCGCTGATCCAGGTGACCAACCGCATGATCTACCTGGAAGAAGACGACGTGGTGGAGATCACCCGCGAGTCGGCCCAGGTGTTCACGCTCGACGGCCAGCCCGCCGAGCGCGCCGTGCACGAGAGCGAGCTGTCCACCGATGCGGTGGAGCGTGGCGAATACCGCCACTACATGCAGAAGGAAATCTTCGAGCAGCCGCGCGCCGTGGCCGATACGCTGGAATCGCGCATCGGCCCGCACGGCGTGCTGCCGAACATCTTCGGCGTGGGCGGCGACGAGCTGCTGGCGAAGGTGCAGGGCATCCACATCGTCGCCTGCGGCACCAGCTACCACGCCGGCATGGTGGCGCGTTACTGGATCGAGGAGTTCGCCCGCCTGCCGGTGAGCGTCGAGGTGGCCAGCGAATACCGCTACCGCGAGGTGGTGGTGCCGCCGGGCACCCTGTTCGTGGCCATTTCCCAGTCCGGCGAAACCGCCGACACGCTGGCGGCGATGCGCGAATCGCGCCGCCGCGGCTACCTCGGCACGCTGGCGATCTGCAACGTGCCGGAGTCCTCGGTGGTGCGCGAGGCCGACCTCAAGCTGATGACCCGGGCCGGCCCGGAGATCGGCGTGGCCTCGACCAAGGCGTTCACCACCCAGCTCACCGCGCTGGCGCTGCTCACCCTGCAGCTGGCCCAGCAGCGCGGGCTGGAGGCCACGCGTTACGCCGACCTCTGCCAGCAGCTGATCTCGCTGCCGCGCGCGATCGAGCGTGCGCTGGCGCTGGAGCCGCAGGTGGTGGAGCTGTCAGCACGCTTCATCCACCGCCAGCACGCGCTGTTCCTCGGTCGCGGCGCGCAGTACCCGGTGGCGCTGGAGGGCTCGCTCAAGCTCAAGGAAATCTCCTACATCCACGCCGAGGCCTACCCGGCCGGCGAGCTCAAGCACGGCCCGCTGGCCCTGGTCGACGAGGAGATGCCGGTGGTGGCGGTTGCGCCGAGCGGTCCGTTGCTGGACAAGCTCAAGTCCAACCTGCAGGAAGTGAAGGCCCGCGGGGGCGAGCTGATCGTGTTCGCCGCCGGCGACGCCGGCATGGACGCCGAAACCGGCAAGGGCGTGGCCCTGCGGCTCGATCCGGTGGGCGAGTTCATCGCCCCGGCCGTGTTCACCATCCCGCTGCAGTTGCTCGCCTACCACGTGGCGGTGCTGCGCGGCACCGACGTGGACCAGCCGCGCAATCTGGCCAAGTCGGTGACGGTGGAATAA
- a CDS encoding DedA family protein — MIEKLIAALAGFVIAVISRFQYVGIALLMAVESACVPLPSEIIMPFSGYLVSRGELKLWLVSLAGAVGCVIGSWLAYAIGAWGGRPLVERYGKYLLVSHRDLDLADRWFQRHGDITIFIGRLLPVVRTFIAFPAGVARMPLWRFTAYTFLGSLIWCWGLAWIGVKLGEHWDTLGVYFHRFDAVIVALIALGAGLYVWRHVRHARRA, encoded by the coding sequence ATGATCGAGAAGCTGATCGCCGCGCTGGCCGGCTTCGTCATCGCGGTGATCTCGCGGTTCCAGTACGTCGGTATCGCGTTGCTGATGGCGGTGGAGAGCGCCTGCGTGCCGCTGCCCTCGGAGATCATCATGCCGTTCTCCGGGTACCTGGTTTCCCGGGGCGAGCTCAAGCTGTGGCTTGTCTCGCTGGCCGGTGCCGTGGGTTGCGTGATCGGCTCCTGGCTGGCCTACGCGATCGGTGCCTGGGGCGGGCGCCCCCTGGTCGAGCGCTACGGCAAGTACCTGCTGGTCTCGCATCGCGACCTGGACCTGGCCGACCGCTGGTTCCAGCGGCACGGCGACATCACGATCTTCATCGGCCGCCTGCTGCCGGTGGTGCGCACCTTCATCGCGTTCCCGGCCGGCGTCGCGCGCATGCCGCTATGGCGATTCACTGCCTACACCTTTCTCGGCTCGTTGATCTGGTGCTGGGGACTGGCGTGGATCGGCGTGAAACTGGGCGAGCACTGGGACACCCTGGGCGTGTACTTCCATCGCTTCGACGCCGTGATCGTGGCGCTGATCGCGCTGGGCGCCGGGCTCTATGTCTGGCGGCATGTGCGCCACGCGCGCCGTGCCTGA